TCCCCAAGGTATCGGGCCAGCCACGTGGGCTGGCCCGCTTTCATCAAAAGCCGCGTCCCTTGACGTACTGGGCGCGCAAATCGCCGAGATACGCAGGGACGGTGATGTCCCACCAACCGGTCACGTGCATGTTGGAGTATGGGCGCTCGATCGCGCAGATCGCATCAATGAGATAGGGCTTGCCGGAGGCAAGAGCGCGCTGAATGGCCGGCCCGATTTCGGCCGGATCGGTTACCCGCTCGGCTTGGCAGCCCAAGGACTTCGCCACCCCTGCCGCGTCCGCCATCCAAGGTTCACCATCCGGCGTCTTGAATTGCGTGATGATCTCGCGGTCTTCGCCGAACATGTTGAGCTGAAGGTTGCGTATTGCGCCCCAACCACCGTTGTTGATCACCAGGAAGATCACCGCGGTGCCAAGCATTGCGGCGGTGGCCAGTTCGGTACCTGTTTGCAGGAACGCGCCGTCACCGAAGACGGCGCATACGGGTGCCTCGGGTTTACCGAGTTTCGCGCCGATAGCCGCCGGCAGAGCGAAGCCAATGCCTGACATGCCACCGGGCGTGATGTGCTGGCGCGGGCCATATACCGGGAACTCGTTGAAGACCTGGTTCTGCGGGTTGGAGCTGTCGGTTACGACGATCGCATCGCGCGGCAGGACCTTGCGCGCTTCGACGAGCACTTGGGAGGCGGTCATGGGCTGCACATTGGCGGTGCGGAGGGGTCGGAGGAATTCTTCCCACTCCACCTTGCGCGCCAGCAATTCCTTGAACTGCGCGCTGTTCTTGTAGTCACGCGGCTTGGCTATCGTTTTGAGTGCGTCAAGGATTGCGGACAGGACGGCCTTGGCGTCGCCGACGATACCGACTTCGACAGGATAGTTCTTGCCGATCTCGAAGCCGTCCAGATCGACCTGGATGAGCTTTGTCTTCGGGATATCGAACGTGATACCCGGCTGGTAGGACGACGTGATGCGGTCGGAGAAGCGGCAGCCGATCGCCAGGAGCACATCCGCCGTGCGCGTCATCGCGTTGCCCGGGATCGATCCCAGATCCCCGCATGCACAGGCGAACAGCTCGTGATCTTCTGGGAAAGAACCCTTACCCATGAACGACGTCGTCACAGGAGCTCCCAGAAACTCGGCGATTTCGCGGAGGATTTCCGTCGCCTCGGCAGTAATGACGCCGCCACCCGCCAGAATAACCGGACGGTCTGCCGCGATAAGCAATTGGACCGCTTCGGCGATGTAGGTGGGATCGCCATAAGTGC
Above is a genomic segment from Ensifer canadensis containing:
- a CDS encoding thiamine pyrophosphate-binding protein: MKMDKKVEGIEVSREMTGGQIIVDHLIREGVTHVFGIPGHGDTALMDAFVDRKEEINLLPAMHEQNASHMADGFYRSSGKVAAVVTSIGPGATNTLTGIATAFADSLPQLVITGGVHTYMMGRGVLQELDRPHSDNFPRMAEPVVKRWFNPSHVEQIPNMMEQAFNAMLEGRMGPVLLNVPQDIQAETGNVVINDGKKRRTAARTYGDPTYIAEAVQLLIAADRPVILAGGGVITAEATEILREIAEFLGAPVTTSFMGKGSFPEDHELFACACGDLGSIPGNAMTRTADVLLAIGCRFSDRITSSYQPGITFDIPKTKLIQVDLDGFEIGKNYPVEVGIVGDAKAVLSAILDALKTIAKPRDYKNSAQFKELLARKVEWEEFLRPLRTANVQPMTASQVLVEARKVLPRDAIVVTDSSNPQNQVFNEFPVYGPRQHITPGGMSGIGFALPAAIGAKLGKPEAPVCAVFGDGAFLQTGTELATAAMLGTAVIFLVINNGGWGAIRNLQLNMFGEDREIITQFKTPDGEPWMADAAGVAKSLGCQAERVTDPAEIGPAIQRALASGKPYLIDAICAIERPYSNMHVTGWWDITVPAYLGDLRAQYVKGRGF